In the genome of Leptospira broomii serovar Hurstbridge str. 5399, the window GGTTACTTTCCATTCCTTACTCGGTAGGATAACGAGGTATTTGTCTCCATCTACGACCCACATCGGGTTTTTGACATAGATAGGCTCTTGTACTTCCTCGAATTCCCTATATCCGGTTGCTTCAAATGCCTCTAGAAAGGGTAATGCGGAACCATCCATGATCGGGACTTCCACAGAATCAATTTCCAGGATCATATCCGTTATCCCTAGAGAGAAGACGGCAGCCATAAGATGTTCCACTGTTTGTACTCGATGAAGTCCGTCTCCTAATGTGGTCGCATTGCTTGTATCGACTACGTTGCTTAGCTCTACCGGAATAGAGGCCTTATCTTCACCTTTTCTATATTCAAATACAATTCCCGTTCCGGAAGGAGCAGGGTGGGCTACCAGATTGACTTCTTTTCCCGAATGCAATCCGATCCCTTTAATTCTAACTGTTTCTTTAATTGTTTTTCTATGTTCCGTGAAATTCATCGGTTTCCTATCCAGATCTTTTCTATCTGGGTCAGTTTCTCGCTTTAACGGGTATTCTTTATCGCGAGTTTCATCTCGGCTCGGATAAAAAATAGCCCTTTAGGATTAATAAAGCAACTTCCATGCCATGAGGCGGCGAAAACTAGAGGAAAAAGGGGACGTAGATCGTGGTTTAAGGCTTTAGGAGACATAATTTGCAAGAAATTTCTGTATTTTTGTCTCATTTTTACAACAGTGTTGTTTTCGGGAGACAGAATTCCGGGGCTCGTTTTTGGGATGTTGCGCTCATCTGGTTACCATAATATCAATATGGAGTATAACGGGAATTCGGATTCGAAGCGTAGATTTGCTTTTGAGTCCTTTTTATCCAGGGTTTGGACCTGCCATTACCACGGTAATTCCTCACCATTCTGGTGGAAAAATTTGCCGGTGGCATGCAGGGACCAACTTTCAATTTGTCTAAACAAGCCTTCAGCGGCTTCCCGAGGGGGGATTCCCTGACGACCGGTCATTTCAGTGGCAACCATTCCCGGATGTAAAATTGCGACAGAGATTCTTCTAGGCTTCAAGTCTTTGGATAAGGAAACGGCGCCTGCATTTAAGGCAGCTTTCGACATCCTATAACCGTAATAGCCGCCTGAAGTATTTTCTCCGATTGAGCCCAATCGACTGGTGATAAAGGCGATTTTTGCTCCATCCTTTATCTTAGGAAGAAGTGAATGTGTTAACTGGAGGGGGCCCAAAGCATTCACTAAGAATTGCGTTTCCACTTCTTCAAAATCGATACTATCTAGGTTGTCCGGTATCAAAATTCCGGCATTGTTAATTAAGAGATCCAAATGATTACCGGAAAGGGCGTTTGATAGGGAGTCGAAGTTCCTACAATCGGTTAAATCCAAGCCTTCGAAAATCGGTACGCCTAATCTACGCAGCGGTTCGGAAGCCTTTCTGCAGGCTGCCAATACTTCGTAACCCTGATCTGAAAAAATTCGAGCCAACTCTAAGCCTATGCCACGATTTGCTCCGGTTATCAATGCATGTTTCATTTGAAAAAGACCGACTCTATGGAACGTTTCTAAAAGAGGAAAGATCAGGAGGAATTCCGAATCAGGTTGACGATTTAGGAAATAACTTTCAACCTGCTGCGATATGCAATACCAGATTACCCACAAACCATCGTTCTCTCTATTGAAGCTTCGATTGGGTCCCGGTCAATCTATTAAATCGGAAGCTGGAGCTATGGTTTATATGAGTTCCGGGATAGGAATAGAAACTAAAATGGGGAGCGGCTTCCTTTCCGCTCTTTCGCGGAAATTCCTGGGCGGAGAATCGTTTTTCTTCAATACCTATACCGCGCCTAGCGCGGGAGGGGAGATAGGACTGGCCCCCGAATTACCCGGCGATATCGTAGAACTGGATATGAACGGGAAAACGATTTTAGTTCAGGCAGGCGCTTATCTCGCATCGGATGAAGCTGTTCAAATTGTTTCCAAGTTCGGAGGCCTCCGTTCCCTTTTAGGGGGGGAAGGCCTCTTCCTTTTGGAACTTTCCGGAATTGGTAAGGCCTTTTTGAGCGCCTACGGATCCATTTTTCCTATCGATGTGCAGGGTGGATATACGGTTGACACCGGCCATATCGTAGCATTTGATTCCTCCCTTCAGTTTACCGTAGGTAAAGCCGGAGGAAGCTGGAAATCCACTTTGTTCAGTGGAGAAGGCTTAGTGGCGAACTTTACAGGAAATGGAACTCTTTGGATACAAAGTAGGGTACCGTCCGGTTTTATCAGCTGGCTCACCCGTCTCTTACCGGGGTAAAAACGTAAGAATCAATAGGACTTAACAATGAACATTAATATTTTATACAAGCCATCCTATAGTATTGCGAAAGTTAATTTGGAAGCGGGAGAATCCATCAAAGCCGAATCCGGCGCGATGATGAGTATGAGCTCCCATATCGGGATTGAAACTCATAAGGCCCAGAAAGGCGGCTTTATGAAATCGTTAAAGGCGGCGTTTCTAGGCGGGGAGTCCTTTTGGATGAATACGTTCTCCGCCTCCGAGCCGGGAGAATTGCTCCTGGCTCCTACATTACCTGGGGATATAGAAAGTATGGCTTTAGACGGAACTGTCTTCGTTCAATCCAGCTCTTTCTTAGCCTCATCGCCTTCGATCGATATGGATACCAAGTTTCAAGGAATGAAAGGGTTCTTTAGCGGCGAATCTCTCTTCTTTTTAAGACTTTCCGGAAAGGGTACGTTGCTAATAGCGAGTTACGGAGGGATAGAGTTGCTTGAAGTTGACGGCGACTTTATCGTCGATACCGGGCATATCGTGGCGTTCGAGGAAGGCTTAAATTATAAGATTACTAAGTTTGGCGGTTGGAAATCCTTCTTCTTCGGAGGGGAAGGATTAGTGGCAAGGTTCAGTGGAAAAGGAAAACTTTGGATACAGACCAGAAACGTTCCGACTCTGGGTTCTTGGTTCCGGTCGGAACTTCCTCCTAAGAAAAGATAGAACAGAGAGAAATATTATGAAACATGAAATACTAGCTAAACCTGACTTTCCACTATTAAAAATCACATTAGAAAACGGTGAATCGATTCGAGCCGAATCCGGAGCAATGGTGGCGATGGCTCCCAACGTTAAAATGGAAACGAAAGCCGAGGGGGGTATTTTTGCTTCCGCAAAGCGGGCATTGCTTAGCGGCGAATCTTTTTTCCAAAATACTTTTTTTGCACAAGGAGGAGCAGGGGACTTATATCTCACCTCCGAAACCCAAGGCGATTTAGAATACCGAGTTTTAAAAGACGAAGAGCTTATTCTTAGTAGAGGTGCTTATGTAGCCGGTTCGACCGAACTTACGATCGACAGCAAATGGGGTGGGTTTAAAGGTTTTTTCTCCGGGGAAGGTCTTTTCTTTTTAAAAGTAAGCGGAACCGGTGATCTCTATTTTTCAAGTTTCGGAGCTATTCATACCGTTGATGTAGACGGAACTTATATCGTCGACACCGGGCATATTGTCGGTTTTGAAACGACTCTGGATTATCAAATCGATCGCATCGGAGGATTAAAATCTCTCTTCCTATCTGGGGAAGGGCTGGTCGCTAAATTTTCAGGAAAGGGAAGATTGTATGTGCAGTCTCGGAACCAAAATTCCTTCGCATCTTGGGCCGATAGTTGGCGCCGCGTAGAAAAATCCTCGTCAAGTGATTAAAGCGGTTTTTGATCCGGCCCCCGCCCTTCTTGGGCGGGGGCCGGATCGGTGGTTTACGAGAAATTCGATATCAGATTTTCTAATTTATTAAAAGTCTTTTTTTGCATGACCGGATGTGGGACCTCATACACGGAGCGAATCCAATAATTGGTTGACAATTCGCTTAAATTCTGTTAGGAAATTTATTTTTAGAAAAGCCGCCACCATCCCCCACCCAGGAAGGGTGGGGGATATCTTAACCGAATTCAATTCCGAAGTTTCGTCGAATCGAATCGACGATCTAACTAATTCCGTCCCGCGTATCCGATGACGTCCATAAATGCTGAAACTGAAAAGACAGCCTTGCCCGGTCCCGGTTCTCCGTATCCCGGAGGAACAGGTAAATTATATTTTTCGAATGTATTTTTCCAAACCTTCAATAGTTCGCAAAAATATTCAAGGGGAGGCCCGGGCTGAGTGCCTAGTGTGGTATACGGTTCCGGGCACCAGGCCGTAAAGCGCGGCATAATCCCTTTCGACATAAAGAAATCCAAACCTTCGGCTGTTGAGGCAACTGCTTCTTGAACCGTTTCAAATCCCCAAGGTTGAGATAACTCCACTCCACCGACAAAATTAGGAATTACGTGTGAGGGGCCGAAAATTTCAACAGAATCCACGATTCTACGGATCCATGTATCGCGACCGATATACGACTCCTTGCCGGGGCAGATTTTTTTAAAAAGTTCTTTGTCCCATACTTCGTAGTTAGGGTGATATACTTGAATGCCTGCATCTTTAAACTTTTGACAGTCTTCTTTCTCCCAAGCTTGCGATACTATCTTACCCATCCATCGTCCGGGAAATTTATCTTCTATCGCTTTTGCATATTCCAAATAGAAATCGATTTCATTCTTTTTCTTCAAGGAAGTGATGACTGACCCGCCGGTAATCGTATAAACTTTTGCAATCTGATCTTCGGAATCGATCCAGGATAGTACTTCTAAAAGGTCTTCGACGTCCTTGACACCGGTGTAAGGTCGACCGGCATTTTTTTGCTGACGATAATTATGGTTTATATCGCAGTAAGCGCATTCCTCCTCTTTTCCAAAATATTGACAATTTCGAAAAACGGTTAAATAGATTAAATAACCCCATTCGATAACGGGAGCAATTTCCCCGGGAAGCTTTCCGGATTTCGTTTTATGTCGGTACCATGCCGGTTTTGGCGGATATTCTAGATGGCCAAGGAATGTATCATTTAGGAAAAGTCCCGGCGCACCCTCCTTGTCCTGTCCAGGCGGGATTCGTTTTACTTTATAGGGAGAAGTCGGATTATTCCGGGTAGAGATAACCGTAGGTAATAGGTTAAAATGTCCCCCTGCTAACTTTATCTCTTCGGGAGCCTTTGAATCAGCTCCTTCTTTTAAGTCGGCTAAAGGAATATGATCGAAAGAAAAGATGAAATAATCTTTCGTCTTATATTCTTCCCCGACTAAAAAAGATTCGGGTAGAAAATGAATTCCCTGTCTAAGGATGTCCTGCTTTACGATAGCTTCCAAAGGGATCGTTCTATATTTTCGTTCCATCTCCTCGAGCAATGCGATTGAAGATTCTGGGCGCACGGTACTTCTAGCGTTCATCTTAACGACAGACTGTTTTCCTAGGGCGTTTTGGCATCTAGTTTTTCCGTTTTTTCACGTTGACCGTAGCCTATTTCGAACGAAGATTTTCTTATGTTCCGCCTTTATACTGTATTTCGAGTTCTTTCCTTATTTTTACTATTTAGCTCAATTTTACATTCAGCTGAAACTAAGAAGAAAAAGAGAGAAATTTCCTCTAAACTGCCGAAAGCAATCACTTGGAGTGATCTTACATGGAAGGTGGTCGCGAATGGGTTTAAGGAACCTACTGATATTCAATTTCTCCCCGGGCAGCCTAAGAGTTTCGTCGTACTTGAAAAGAAAGGTAGAATCTGGTTGGTTGATCTTACCTCGGGAGAAAAAAATCTCGCGGCAGACTTTACGGGGAATGTTGAAACCAGATCGGAGGAAGGGCTTTTGGGCTTGTCCTTCCATCCGGATTTTTCGAAAAATCGTCGGTTTTACATAAATGCAGTGTCAAAGGAATCCGGTAAGGATCAGACCTTGATTCTTGAATTTGTCTGGGAATCGCAGAAAGTTCTTTCCTGGAAAGATCGAAAGCGCGTTCTACTTCGAGTCGATCAACCTTACTCTAATCATAATGCAGGTCAATTGGCCTTTGGCCATGACGGAAAATTATATATTGGCTTTGGAGACGGAGGCGCGGCTAACGATCCTTTTTTACACGGACAAAATCCCAATACGTTTCTCGGAACAATGATTCGAATCGAACCGAATCTCGATACTTCTGGTCCGGCTTACAAGGTTCCTAAGGACAATCCTTTCCTCGGGAAGTCGGGATTTCTTCCGGAGATTTGGGCATATGGACTTCGCAATCCTTGGCGTTTTTCCTTCGATTCGATGACTGGAGAATTATATTTGGCGGATGTCGGACAGAATGAATTCGAGGAAGTGGATCGCATTGAAAAAGGGGGTAATTACGGATGGAATATTAAGGAAGGATTTCATTGTTTCCGAAATAATCAGGAATGTAAAAAGCCCGGTTTAATAGATCCGCTGTTTGAGTATGACCACCAAGTCGGACAGTCGATTACCGGCGGTTATGTATACCGAGGAAAACAATTACCCTTGTTAGAAGGGATGTATGTTTTCGGTGATTTTGTAGCGGGCGTTATCTGGGCTTTGTCGGTAGAAAATGACAAAAAAGTTACTGTACGCAGACTCTTCAAAGTAGGGTTTCCCATCAGCACGTTTGGCCAAGATTCCGCAGGTGAGATTTATTTTGCCGATTTTAACGGTGGAAATATTTATCAATTAGTAAAAAAAAATTGAAATAAATTGAAAAACCTATTCTTTTGAATGTTAACCCATATAGATCGGACCGCCTCCACCGCGGATCCGGTTAATCTCGATCAAGGATAGGGGTATGAAGAACATCATTTCCGTTGCATCGGCCGTCCTACTGGTCGGTCTGTTAGCATCCGGAGCTTGCAAAAAGCCTGCTGAAAAAGCAGAAGCTGCGAACGCAAAACAGAGCGAACCTACGGCAATCATTGTATTTAGCGTTGGAGAATCAAAAGTTCAACACGCTGATCTAACCGAAGAAAAAGCAGGCTTAGGAGCTTCTCTCAAATCTGGCGACAAGCTTGTCACCAAGGATAAGGCAAAAGTCGATATTCAGTTTGCGGACGGTTCTGCGATCAGAATTTCCGAAAATTCTCAGTTGGAGTTTGCTGCTTTGGCAGTAAATGCTAAGGGAAATACTGACACTCGTCTCGCTCTAGTTTCGGGAAAAGTTTTTGCCAAAGTTAACAAAGCAAGCAAGGACGATCAGTTTTCGGTTATCACTCCGACCGCCATCGCCGGTGTGCGTGGAACTTCCTTCCTCGTAGATCGCACAAAACCCGATAGATCTGTCATTAAAGTTCTGGAAGGATCCGTTGCGGTTGCTCCTCGTGTAAAAGCCTTAGAAGGCATGAGCACGGAGGAAATCGAAGGAAATTCCGATCTTAAGAAAGTACAGAATTCCCTGGATAAAGCGGAGATCGTTTTGGAGAAAAACGAATCTTCTCTTGTAAAAGCGTCTGATAAGACGTTCGGAACAAAGGATGCCTCCAAAATTGCGAGTTTGGATAAAGAAATTCCGAAAGCGGTTACTAAACTTTCAGGATCGGGTATTTCTAAGTCGGAAGAACAAGAAATCAACACTATCGTTACTGTTGATAAAGGAACGGCAGAAAAGATCGTAAAACTGAACGATGAGTCTTCTTCCGGTAAGCTGGATGAACAGGCAGCAGCAGTAAACGACTCGGAAAAGAAAAAGATCGAAGCCGACTTGGCTAAACGTCAAGAAGACGAGGTAAAACGATTCAAAAGCGTTTTAGTTTCGGCTCCAAAAGACCTGAAAACCAAACAAGATTTGGTTAATTATTACGAGAAACTTGAGAAGATCGTCATGGCTGACGGGACTTCATTTATCGGTGCGATCGTAGATCAGCAAGGAAGCACGATGATTGTTCATACTGAGCAAGGCATCAAGAGAATCAACCAAGCTGATGTGCAAGAGGTCGTTTACGATTTCCAAACCAAGACCAAACTCTAAACTGCAAGCTTAAAGAATGGTGGAAAAATCCCGGTGAGTCTAACGGCTCCCGGGTTTTTTCTTTTATAGGCCGTAAAACTCTTGTAATGAACGGCCTCCACATTTCTCGTAAAGTAATGATAAATTTGTTCTACCGAATTTATGAAAATTTGCTTCGATTTTGACAGAATTTAGTTAGAAATTTCGATTATTTACCGTCCAAACTCAGAACGGTTCGTCATGTATCAAAAAGAAGAGATTGTCTAAATTTGAGAATCTGATAGAGCCAGATCCGAT includes:
- a CDS encoding radical SAM protein, which translates into the protein MNARSTVRPESSIALLEEMERKYRTIPLEAIVKQDILRQGIHFLPESFLVGEEYKTKDYFIFSFDHIPLADLKEGADSKAPEEIKLAGGHFNLLPTVISTRNNPTSPYKVKRIPPGQDKEGAPGLFLNDTFLGHLEYPPKPAWYRHKTKSGKLPGEIAPVIEWGYLIYLTVFRNCQYFGKEEECAYCDINHNYRQQKNAGRPYTGVKDVEDLLEVLSWIDSEDQIAKVYTITGGSVITSLKKKNEIDFYLEYAKAIEDKFPGRWMGKIVSQAWEKEDCQKFKDAGIQVYHPNYEVWDKELFKKICPGKESYIGRDTWIRRIVDSVEIFGPSHVIPNFVGGVELSQPWGFETVQEAVASTAEGLDFFMSKGIMPRFTAWCPEPYTTLGTQPGPPLEYFCELLKVWKNTFEKYNLPVPPGYGEPGPGKAVFSVSAFMDVIGYAGRN
- a CDS encoding PQQ-dependent sugar dehydrogenase is translated as MFRLYTVFRVLSLFLLFSSILHSAETKKKKREISSKLPKAITWSDLTWKVVANGFKEPTDIQFLPGQPKSFVVLEKKGRIWLVDLTSGEKNLAADFTGNVETRSEEGLLGLSFHPDFSKNRRFYINAVSKESGKDQTLILEFVWESQKVLSWKDRKRVLLRVDQPYSNHNAGQLAFGHDGKLYIGFGDGGAANDPFLHGQNPNTFLGTMIRIEPNLDTSGPAYKVPKDNPFLGKSGFLPEIWAYGLRNPWRFSFDSMTGELYLADVGQNEFEEVDRIEKGGNYGWNIKEGFHCFRNNQECKKPGLIDPLFEYDHQVGQSITGGYVYRGKQLPLLEGMYVFGDFVAGVIWALSVENDKKVTVRRLFKVGFPISTFGQDSAGEIYFADFNGGNIYQLVKKN
- a CDS encoding lipoprotein LipL45, producing MKNIISVASAVLLVGLLASGACKKPAEKAEAANAKQSEPTAIIVFSVGESKVQHADLTEEKAGLGASLKSGDKLVTKDKAKVDIQFADGSAIRISENSQLEFAALAVNAKGNTDTRLALVSGKVFAKVNKASKDDQFSVITPTAIAGVRGTSFLVDRTKPDRSVIKVLEGSVAVAPRVKALEGMSTEEIEGNSDLKKVQNSLDKAEIVLEKNESSLVKASDKTFGTKDASKIASLDKEIPKAVTKLSGSGISKSEEQEINTIVTVDKGTAEKIVKLNDESSSGKLDEQAAAVNDSEKKKIEADLAKRQEDEVKRFKSVLVSAPKDLKTKQDLVNYYEKLEKIVMADGTSFIGAIVDQQGSTMIVHTEQGIKRINQADVQEVVYDFQTKTKL
- a CDS encoding TIGR00266 family protein yields the protein MNINILYKPSYSIAKVNLEAGESIKAESGAMMSMSSHIGIETHKAQKGGFMKSLKAAFLGGESFWMNTFSASEPGELLLAPTLPGDIESMALDGTVFVQSSSFLASSPSIDMDTKFQGMKGFFSGESLFFLRLSGKGTLLIASYGGIELLEVDGDFIVDTGHIVAFEEGLNYKITKFGGWKSFFFGGEGLVARFSGKGKLWIQTRNVPTLGSWFRSELPPKKR
- a CDS encoding TIGR00266 family protein; translated protein: MQYQITHKPSFSLLKLRLGPGQSIKSEAGAMVYMSSGIGIETKMGSGFLSALSRKFLGGESFFFNTYTAPSAGGEIGLAPELPGDIVELDMNGKTILVQAGAYLASDEAVQIVSKFGGLRSLLGGEGLFLLELSGIGKAFLSAYGSIFPIDVQGGYTVDTGHIVAFDSSLQFTVGKAGGSWKSTLFSGEGLVANFTGNGTLWIQSRVPSGFISWLTRLLPG
- the lpxC gene encoding UDP-3-O-acyl-N-acetylglucosamine deacetylase, which codes for MNFTEHRKTIKETVRIKGIGLHSGKEVNLVAHPAPSGTGIVFEYRKGEDKASIPVELSNVVDTSNATTLGDGLHRVQTVEHLMAAVFSLGITDMILEIDSVEVPIMDGSALPFLEAFEATGYREFEEVQEPIYVKNPMWVVDGDKYLVILPSKEWKVTYTIDFPHPLLKGQNITINLNREILKKEILPARTFGFLKDVEALQAKGLAMGGSLDNAIVLTQDGYLNESLRYENECVRHKILDLVGDLSIAGRPIIGHYLASKAGHALDVSMAKLVMSSETGNELGKYKSRRIPLFKRKTAVV
- a CDS encoding SDR family oxidoreductase — translated: MKHALITGANRGIGLELARIFSDQGYEVLAACRKASEPLRRLGVPIFEGLDLTDCRNFDSLSNALSGNHLDLLINNAGILIPDNLDSIDFEEVETQFLVNALGPLQLTHSLLPKIKDGAKIAFITSRLGSIGENTSGGYYGYRMSKAALNAGAVSLSKDLKPRRISVAILHPGMVATEMTGRQGIPPREAAEGLFRQIESWSLHATGKFFHQNGEELPW
- a CDS encoding TIGR00266 family protein, whose protein sequence is MKHEILAKPDFPLLKITLENGESIRAESGAMVAMAPNVKMETKAEGGIFASAKRALLSGESFFQNTFFAQGGAGDLYLTSETQGDLEYRVLKDEELILSRGAYVAGSTELTIDSKWGGFKGFFSGEGLFFLKVSGTGDLYFSSFGAIHTVDVDGTYIVDTGHIVGFETTLDYQIDRIGGLKSLFLSGEGLVAKFSGKGRLYVQSRNQNSFASWADSWRRVEKSSSSD